The segment AATATGCTCAATAAAACGGTGACCAATGGATGCACTGCCTGGGCAAGAATGTGCTCACAAAGCTGGAAGGTAGAATAAGGGACAAGGAAAGGCGAAGTGGTATTTATCCAGCATGGGGTGTCTGGCTGCCTCAtgacagggctgcagcacccacacGGAGCCCAGCATGGAGGTGTCCGTGTGGGGAAGCCTTGGTAAGCAATGTCCACCTCAGATACCTTCATTGGCGAGAGCCCCTCAATGGGGCCTTCCCCTCACATCACACTACAGAGCTGCCACTGCAAGGCTCGGAGCTCCCAGCAGCCGGACCCCTCAAACCTCCACACTCCCCTCACAGCTGCCGGAGCTCCGCACGCCCCCACAGCCCCGCAAGCCCTCACACCTCCCTCACAGATCTTCCAGCCCCACCAGTCTCCTCACAGCTGCCAGACCCCCTGAGCCTTTCGGGCCCCCTAAGCTCTCATAGCAGCCGGGCTCCCTGAGCTCTCCGAGCCCCTCTCAGCCTCCGCAGCCCTCACACCGCCCGCCCCAGCCCCTTCCCGCCGCCCGCGCGCGCTGTCGCCATGACACCGCCCGCGCGCGCGGCCCCGCCACCCTCGGGCGGGGCGGCGCGCCAGAAAGTGCTGGAACGGCGCTGCAGCCCGCGCGTGCGCACGCGGGCTCCTTCCCCCACCCGCCGCGGCGCTGCGGCGCCGGCTGGAGCGGGACGGGGGGACGGGCAGGGAACgaaagaaggagggagggagggagagagaccTGTCTGGGGGAGCGGAGGCGAGGGGCGGGGGGAAACGCTGGGGACCCGCGGGGAACCCGCCCTGTCCCGCAGTGAGGAGGAGCTGCCGCCGCCTCCGCTGCGCAAAGCGCGCACTCGGCTCCGTGAATGGGCGGCTGCGGCGGCCACCGCCCAGAGCCCGCTGCGGAGTCACTGCGACGGTTACCAGGGCGCTTCGTTGTACGCCAATCAAAGGGCGTTAGCTCATCCCCCAGGCCCGGCAGCCAATCGGCTTCGACATCAATCATTCAATTGAGCCAATGGGGAGCGCCGTGAGCGAGCTGGGGCGGGCACTCGCGGCTCCCGGTTGCTTAACTGTAAAGCCAACAGACAGGCGGGCGGGGCGAAAAGGCGCCGGTGGCTTGAGTGACAGCTGCATATCCAATCAGATCCTCTCATTTGTAGAGCCTCGCTATAAGCAGCCAATCGTTGCTGCGAGTGGCCGCCTGGGCGGGGAGAAGGTGGCTGCGCGCGCATTACGCTGCTATAAAAGGGCTGGCGGTTGCCTCACGCAGTCAGAGTCGGTTGGGGCAAGGCAGGTGTGGTAGAGAGCGCTCGGAGCCGTCGCCATCATGAGAGAGATCGTGCACCTGCAGGCCGGGCAGTGCGGGAACCAGATCGGAGCCAAGGTCCGGGCGGGGAAAAAGGGAGCGAGGGCGGGAGGGGAGTGCACCCGGTCCGGCGTGGCCGCAGCTGACGCGCTTCTCTTCGGCAGTTCTGGGAGGTGATCAGCGACGAGCATGGCATTGATCCCACCGGCACCTACCATGGCGACAGCGACCTACAACTGGAGCGCATCAATGTCTACTACAACGAGGCCACAGGTAGGGCCCGGGCCCGCCCCCCCCAGGCTCCCCTCGGCCCCCCCGGCGCGGCAGTCACGGCTCTCCCTGTGTTGCAGGCGGCAAGTACGTGCCCCGCGCCGTGCTGGTGGACCTGGAGCCCGGCACCATGGACTCGGTGCGCTCCGGGCCCTTCGGGCAGATATTCAGGCCGGACAACTTCGTGTTCGGTGAGTGCGCGGGGGCGGGAGAAGCCGCGGGGTGGGGCGGGCAGGGCACTGCGGGGCTGCCCCGCCGCACATGCTCCGAGGGACGGGCCCGGACGGGGCTAATCCTGCTGTGGAATACCGCGATTGCGGCTGGGAGCAGCTCCGAGGTGGCACCAGAGGTCGTTGCTCTTCGTTACCGCCTCTGTGCGTGCCACCGGGAGAAATGGAGTGGCTGCTGTATCATTGATAATTAATGTTTTCCTTATGTCTGCCGAGCCACTGCAGAGGTGCCTGTGTGAaaccacagccctgtgctcGATAAGATGAAAGCTTTCATGGAGCCTGATGCTCTTAAGCTTTGCTTGCAAGCAATAAGCAGGAAGCAGTGACCGTAATCTAATATGAAAATGGCTCTTTTCCAGGTCAGAGCGGAGCAGGAAACAACTGGGCAAAGGGCCATTATACGGAAGGTGCTGAATTAGTCGATTCTGTGCTAGATGTTGTAAGGAAGGAGGCAGAAAGCTGCGATTGTCTCCAGGGCTTTCAGCTTACTCACTCCCTGGGTGGTGGCACAGGCTCTGGCATGGGTACCCTTCTTATCAGCAAAATCCGTGAGGAGTACCCAGACCGAATTATGAATACTTTCAGTGTGGTGCCCTCCCCTAAAGTGTCAGATACTGTAGTCGAGCCCTACAACGCCACGCTGTCGGTGCACCAGCTGGTGGAGAACACAGACGAGACGTACTGTATCGATAACGAGGCGCTGTACGACATTTGCTTCAGAACACTGAAGTTAACGACCCCCACCTACGGGGATCTGAACCACCTCGTGTCAGCCACCATGAGCGGTGTCACCACCTGCCTGCGGTTCCCGGGCCAGCTCAACGCTGACCTGCGGAAGCTGGCAGTGAACATGGTTCCTTTCCCACGTCTGCACTTTTTCATGCCTGGTTTTGCCCCGCTCACGAGCCGTGGGAGCCAGCAGTACCGGGCTCTAACCGTGCCAGAGCTCACCCAGCAGATGTTCGATGCCAAGAACATGATGGCGGCGTGTGACCCTCGTCACGGCCGCTATCTGACCGTGGCCGCCGTCTTTAGGGGCCGCATGTCCATGAAAGAGGTGGATGAGCAAATGCTCAATGTTCAGAACAAAAATAGCAGCTATTTTGTGGAATGGATCCCTAATAACGTTAAGACAGCAGTCTGTGACATTCCACCTCGCGGCCTCAAAATGTCTGCCACCTTCATTGGCAACAGCACGGCCATCCAGGAGCTGTTCAAACGCATTTCTGAGCAGTTCACTGCGATGTTCCGCAGAAAGGCTTTCCTGCACTGGTACACAGGTGAGGGCATGGACGAGATGGAGTTCACAGAGGCTGAGAGCAACATGAACGACCTGGTCTCTGAGTACCAGCAGTACCAGGATGCCAcagctgaggaggagggagagtTCGAGGAAGagggtgaggaggaggcagagtgAAGCTATGCAGTGGAACACCTGtaaattttgtttaaagttGTATGAACTCTCTCATTCAAAAGTTCTGTTTGTGTTGTGTTATTATTGCTGTTTCCGAGTCACTCCCAATGCTGTACAGGCACCATTAAAGCAGTTTTCACAGTGCAATTCCCCGTCTCCTCTGTTCACACCGGTACGACTCCCGCGTGGCGTTGCCATAGGTGAGCCCGCAGAGGTCCTGGAGGCCTGGAGGAGAAAATTGCTTGGCAGAGCACTGCCACCCCtgtcctgccctcagccagGTGCCACCTCCTGTGTCACTGGCACTGTGACAGTCCTGCTGGTGTTCTCACAGTCAGGTACTCTGCTGGAGGGGGGCACATCTAACAGGGAGGGTGGAATTAACTCGAAGCTCTGTCTAAATTTAGGTACCTGCCTGTGGCCTGTtgcagcctggcctggcaggagctgagcaggggcCACAGGAGCTTAGAGCTGCCGGGGCACAGAATGGTGCCACAGAGCTGCCACTCAGCACTGggtgttcctgcagcagctgagctgctccactgcagctcctcagcaccaCAAACCCGCAGGGAGCCCTGGCCTGGCCCATGGGTGACAAGTGACAccaaagctgtgccaggcacacaGCCCTTCAGCAGTGATTTCAAAAATCACAGAGGTTTTGATAACCAGGTGCTGGTGCAGCCTCTGCTTTTGGGGTGAGCTGAACACCTGACAGGTGTCTGACACTGGTTTGTCCCATGTAAACTATTAACAGCAGGTTTTCCTAATGGAACCAGCTCGTATCTTTGGTGTAATTTCAAGTGACAGAGCTGTCACCAAGGATCTGGACAGGAGGAGCAGGCTCCTCCCCTGctgaaaaaattctgttcaGCGTTTTAAATTATAACTGCTCTTGTTTAAAGGTTTTCTGccttaattaattttctccatCCAGAGCTGAACTGGTTGGAGCAGTTAAAACTCTGCTGACTGGTGGCTCCAGAGGCAGGGAAGTGGGAATGTCTGCAGGAACAGGGCCCAGTGTCAGACCTGCACTCAACATTCTGAGCCCAAGCTCCCcatcagccccagcccagccctgccaggagtTTTCCCACCCTTGGCTTTCAGTCCTGCCATATTTCAAATCTCccattttccctctctgcactgcagcaaGGACAAGCAATGAGTTCAGTTCTTCCCAGCTGAGCTCCATGATTTCCCACCCACATTACTGAGCTGTGACCAAACACAGCAATGCATTAGCTGCTGAtttgttgagatttttttaggTACATTAATGCTTTCAGGTGCATGGACACACCTTCCCTTTACACACAGAATTCCTCCAGACCTCTCCTTTTAGGCAGCCCAAGACATcacagggctcaggcagggacCTGTCCTGATGGcaaattccttttcccttcaCTTTTTGTGCTTTCTCAACCCCTTCATACCATctaccttttcctttttatcagACTTGAAGCTTTTCACAGCAAATCCCTTTGCTGACATGTGACAGGTGGGATGTCACTGAGCCccccctgcctgggcaggggatGGTGGCTGGAAATGTGAAGCCTGGGAGAGGCTGGCAGTGGGAATGCTgggctctcctgcagccagggcatgGCAGAGTTCCAGCACCTCGGCAcagaccagaaaaaaacctaTTACCCATGTGGGACATGTCAGTGATTGTTCACTTCTCTGCCACCTCAGCCAGCAACAGCACTCCTTAACCCAGTAATTTGTATTAGAGACTCTCATTTTCACTCAGCTGAACTTACATGGTACAAATCCCGCGTAGGCAGGTTTGAGTCCAGCACGGCTGTAAATTTTGGTGTCCGGCCAGTGTGTCAGGGGGAATCTCGTGCCCAATGTATAAGGTGGATTTCTCtgcaaaagctggaaaacaaaacaaaaaaaaaaaaaaacccacaacaacaTGGAAGGGTTTATTTCAAAACATACTATTTTTACCAAAGTCATGTGCTTTGActctataaaatatttaagcCAACATAAAGCAATTCTCCttccagttctgttttcttctaaTTAGGAGCTACATTGCATTGTCCCTTTTCCACTGCATAAATTTTTCTCCTGGCAGGTGTTGGCAGCAGTTCCTGCCAGCTCATCCCCCATGCCCACAGCATGGCccaggtgctgtccctgggatCCCTGCATTCCAGGCTGAAGATTTATTCCCTTGGGGACCATCCCCAAGTCCCAGAGGCCTcgtgctcctgctctgctgtccctggagctgggcctgctcctgtgctgtgcctgtgtttgGGCTTGACCCCCTTTGTGTTCCCATGAGTCCCATCAACAGGATAACCTGGAATTCCCAGCCAGGAGGAACAGGAAGGCTTAGGGAGCATTAACTGAGGGAAGAGTGTAAATCATCTGCTGCCCTCTGTGGCTGGaacaggaggggctgggcagcagggtgggtgtCACAGCTGGgtgcctcagctctgctgccacagaaCCCCTCAagctgtccctggagctgtgctgggatgcgGAGAGGGAATTTGGGTCCTGGAGCCCAGCACACCATGGGACCATGGAGCCCTCGGTGCCCGGGATGGAGCCCAGGCTGTGGCTCCTCGAGAGGATttttgctgtgcctgctgcaggcagtgagcagtgatCCATGGCACATCTGTAACCGAGGACAACAAAGATTTAGGGCAGCAGATTAGTGGCTTGAAGTCAGAAGCCATCTTAGCTGGAAATGTGCTGGGATTCTCCCTTCAGCGTGTCTGCTCCTCCGCTGCTGCcgagccctgccagccctgtgaCACCTCCCTGGCTGATTCACGGCATGGCAGGCGTGTCTAAGGCATCAGGGGCAGCCAGCCTGGCCCAACAGCACATCCTGGGTTTTGTTCTCTTTGCTCCATTTTTCAATTCCTAATCAcggcagcagggaaggagacaGAAGCAGCGCCAGGAAATAGATTTCATCCAGAGCACGacgctgccctgctgct is part of the Oenanthe melanoleuca isolate GR-GAL-2019-014 chromosome 17, OMel1.0, whole genome shotgun sequence genome and harbors:
- the TUBB4B gene encoding tubulin beta-4B chain encodes the protein MREIVHLQAGQCGNQIGAKFWEVISDEHGIDPTGTYHGDSDLQLERINVYYNEATGGKYVPRAVLVDLEPGTMDSVRSGPFGQIFRPDNFVFGQSGAGNNWAKGHYTEGAELVDSVLDVVRKEAESCDCLQGFQLTHSLGGGTGSGMGTLLISKIREEYPDRIMNTFSVVPSPKVSDTVVEPYNATLSVHQLVENTDETYCIDNEALYDICFRTLKLTTPTYGDLNHLVSATMSGVTTCLRFPGQLNADLRKLAVNMVPFPRLHFFMPGFAPLTSRGSQQYRALTVPELTQQMFDAKNMMAACDPRHGRYLTVAAVFRGRMSMKEVDEQMLNVQNKNSSYFVEWIPNNVKTAVCDIPPRGLKMSATFIGNSTAIQELFKRISEQFTAMFRRKAFLHWYTGEGMDEMEFTEAESNMNDLVSEYQQYQDATAEEEGEFEEEGEEEAE